Proteins encoded together in one Streptomyces umbrinus window:
- a CDS encoding MFS transporter, translating into MPEENRGTSTLPTPEKTGYGPVFAVREFRAVFLAHALSLLGVVVSEIALTVLVYGLTGSPLLSALVFALGFLPYLVGGTLLSGVADRFPPRRVLVVCDLVCAGCAALMALPATPVAALLVLRCVIAAVSPVFSGTRMATLTDILGDGDLFVLGRSLLRIVSQSAVLVGFGLGGVLLTVVPPRGALAVTLGTFLASALLLRLGTRRRPARAGGGALVRYSLSGARQVLADRRIRALLLLLWVPPMFVVAPEALAAAYADEIGVGTAWIGLLMCAMPVGTIAGELYAGAALSPAARSRIVLPLAGGGLLPLLLYPFHPGLGWILLVLVFAGSAGAYTLGLDRWFVDAVPEELRGRAMTVHTAGLMTIQGVGMALAGAAAEFWAVSTVVGGVGVVGTVCCVLLAVEVRRTGGAREGEGKAPAKGRGVRAAKGANIDTRDGADHDMTGR; encoded by the coding sequence ATGCCGGAAGAGAACAGGGGCACGTCGACGCTGCCCACCCCCGAGAAGACCGGTTACGGTCCCGTCTTCGCCGTACGCGAGTTCCGTGCCGTGTTCCTCGCACACGCCCTGTCGCTGCTCGGCGTCGTCGTCAGCGAGATCGCGCTGACCGTGCTCGTGTACGGGCTCACGGGGTCGCCGCTGCTCAGCGCCCTGGTGTTCGCGCTGGGCTTCCTCCCCTACCTCGTCGGCGGCACGCTGCTGTCCGGGGTGGCCGACCGGTTCCCGCCGCGGCGGGTGCTCGTCGTCTGCGACCTGGTGTGCGCCGGGTGCGCGGCGCTGATGGCCCTGCCGGCCACACCCGTCGCCGCACTGCTCGTGCTGCGGTGCGTCATCGCGGCCGTGTCACCGGTGTTCAGCGGGACACGGATGGCCACGCTGACCGACATCCTCGGCGACGGCGACCTGTTCGTGCTCGGCCGGTCCCTGCTGCGGATCGTGTCGCAGAGCGCCGTGCTCGTGGGCTTCGGCCTCGGCGGTGTCCTGCTCACCGTGGTCCCGCCGCGCGGGGCACTGGCCGTCACGCTGGGCACCTTCCTCGCCTCGGCGCTGCTTTTGCGGTTGGGCACGCGCCGCCGACCGGCCCGTGCCGGGGGCGGGGCGCTCGTGCGGTACTCGCTCTCCGGCGCACGGCAGGTTCTCGCCGACCGCCGGATCCGGGCGCTGCTGCTTCTCCTGTGGGTGCCGCCCATGTTCGTCGTGGCACCCGAGGCGCTGGCCGCCGCGTACGCGGACGAGATCGGGGTCGGCACGGCCTGGATCGGACTGCTGATGTGCGCGATGCCGGTCGGGACGATCGCGGGGGAGCTGTACGCCGGCGCCGCCCTGTCGCCCGCGGCCCGCTCCCGGATCGTGCTGCCCCTGGCGGGCGGCGGACTGCTGCCGCTCCTCCTCTACCCCTTCCACCCGGGCCTCGGCTGGATCCTGCTCGTGCTGGTGTTCGCCGGGTCGGCGGGCGCGTACACCCTCGGGCTCGACCGCTGGTTCGTGGACGCCGTTCCCGAGGAACTGCGCGGGCGGGCCATGACCGTGCACACCGCCGGGCTGATGACGATCCAGGGCGTGGGCATGGCGCTCGCCGGTGCGGCCGCCGAGTTCTGGGCGGTCAGCACGGTCGTGGGCGGCGTCGGCGTGGTGGGGACCGTGTGCTGCGTGCTCCTGGCGGTGGAGGTACGGCGTACGGGAGGGGCCCGGGAAGGCGAGGGGAAGGCGCCGGCGAAGGGGCGGGGAGTGAGGGCGGCAAAGGGGGCGAATATCGATACGCGAGACGGGGCTGACCACGATATGACCGGCCGGTAG
- a CDS encoding ArsR/SmtB family transcription factor: MPFHLHFGEDDLLRCRFAVSPLWETQEAVRTLNRPERHGYHAHWLRRTRSAAAELDLTSLWLLMPQRGHTPDWLGPPPLGPSATFDEEIAAVRGADPEAAREDTALALADTPGALESPRGRALLADPVRMIQELTDLLAAAWRALVEPDWPRLRALLEADVVFHSRRLAEVGLGGLLSELDRRLAWDAGTLTIDVKGDHVRELGGQGLVLMPSVFSWPNVVSGFDPPWQPTLVYPARGIAGLWAEPSDRTPEALERILGRGRAAVLTALDDPATTTGLAHRLGLAPSSVSAHLSALRDAGLLVSRRYGHQVLYERTPLGIALASGGA, translated from the coding sequence ATGCCGTTCCATCTGCACTTCGGCGAGGACGACCTCCTCAGGTGCCGCTTCGCGGTGTCCCCGCTGTGGGAGACCCAGGAGGCGGTCCGTACCCTCAACCGCCCCGAGCGGCACGGGTATCACGCGCACTGGCTCCGTCGTACGCGTTCGGCGGCCGCGGAGCTCGATCTGACGTCTCTGTGGCTGTTGATGCCCCAGCGCGGGCACACCCCGGACTGGCTGGGGCCTCCGCCGCTCGGCCCCTCGGCCACGTTCGACGAGGAGATCGCGGCGGTTCGCGGTGCCGATCCCGAGGCGGCCCGCGAGGACACCGCACTGGCGCTCGCGGACACCCCGGGCGCCCTCGAATCCCCGCGCGGGCGCGCCCTGCTGGCCGACCCGGTCCGCATGATCCAGGAGCTGACCGACCTGCTGGCGGCGGCCTGGCGCGCCCTCGTCGAGCCCGACTGGCCGAGGCTGCGCGCCCTCCTGGAGGCCGATGTGGTCTTCCACTCGCGGCGCCTGGCCGAGGTGGGCCTGGGCGGGCTGCTGTCCGAGCTGGACCGGCGGCTCGCCTGGGACGCCGGCACGCTCACGATCGACGTCAAGGGCGACCACGTCCGCGAACTCGGCGGCCAGGGCCTGGTGTTGATGCCCAGCGTCTTCTCCTGGCCGAATGTGGTGAGCGGCTTCGATCCGCCCTGGCAGCCGACGCTGGTCTACCCGGCGCGCGGCATCGCGGGCCTGTGGGCCGAGCCGTCCGACCGCACGCCCGAGGCGCTGGAACGGATCCTCGGCCGCGGCCGCGCCGCCGTCCTGACCGCGCTCGACGACCCCGCCACCACGACGGGCCTCGCGCACCGCCTCGGCCTCGCGCCCTCGTCGGTGTCGGCGCATCTGTCGGCGCTACGCGACGCGGGTCTGCTCGTCTCGCGCCGGTACGGACACCAGGTGCTGTACGAGAGGACGCCGCTGGGCATCGCACTGGCGTCGGGCGGCGCCTGA